The region GAAGCTGCGCGGCGGCTGGAAGGTGCCGTCGCCGTTGCCGAGCAGCACGTCGACCGCGCCGGTGTTGCTCGGTGGGAAGTCTCCGGCGGTGATGGCCAGGCCGATCCTGCCGTTCCCGGCGAAGTCGCCGGTCAGCAGTTGCCCGGGGTAGGGGTCGACGGGGAACGTCTGCGGGGCTGCGAAGGTGCCGTCGCCGTTGCTCGGGAACACCGAGACGGTGTTGTCGTAGTTGTTCCCGGCCGCCAGGTCGACGCGGCCGGTGCCGTGGAAGTCGCCTACTGCCACCTCGAACGGGTACTGCCCCGCCTTGTAGGCCACCGGGGGCGCGAACAGGCTGCCGGCCGGTGCGGCAGCCACGGCGCGCTCGGGTGCGGGTGCCACGGCGCGTTCGGGTGCGGGTGCCGGGGTGGCCGAGGCCGCCCGCACCGACGTGGTCGGTCCCGCCAGCGCGGCCACCGTCACCAGGAGCACTGCGAGTCCCCCGCGCAGGGGCACCCTGAATCCGCTCATCCGGCTCTCCTCACTGTCACCAGTCCGTCCGTCCGGCATGATCCGATCGGATCCGACCCTGTTTGATGGTCAGTCACCCCGCTGACCGGACTGGACAGTGACACCCGAGCCCTCCACCGTTTGGCGGACTCGGGTGCGGTGATGGTGAAGCCGTCTGCGTGGTTGACGACGGTGTCGGTGATGGGCTCAGCGTGGTTGCCCAACACACCGCTGTCATCGGCCCCGTTGCTCAGGCGTGGTCGCGGACCAGGTCGGACGAGGCCTCGGCGAAGGCGCGGACGCGGGCGGTTGCCCGGTCGGCCGGCCACATCAGGCCCCACTCCAGTGGCGGAGCGTCGCTGAAGGGGAGGTAGACGACGTCGGGCCGCGCGTGGTAGCGCCGGGCGTGGGCGCCGACGGGCAGGACTCCCTGCCCGGCTCCGACGAGCGTGAGCGCTTCCTGGAAGGTCGCGGCCACGGGGCCGGGGGGAACGGGCGGGCCGCCGAGGGGAGTTCGCTCCGCCTGCCGTGACGGCATGGCGGCGTGATCCGACAGGCGCAGCACCGGCACCCGCGCCAGGTCCTCGACCGAAACCGCGCCGCGGCGGGCGAGCGGGTGGCCGACGGGCACGGCGAGCATGCGGGCCTCGCGCACCAGGACGGGACCGCAGACGATGTCGGGCTCGTGCACGGGGAAGGTGTTCAGGCCCAGGTCGACCTCACCGTCGCGCAGCCAGGGCACCAACTCGCTTGCCTGTGCTTCTCGAATCCGCACCTCGCACCCGGGGGCCCGGTCGCGGAAGACCTGGGCGGCGCCGACCAGGAGTTGTCCGGCGGCGGCGCCGACGAAGGCGACGCTCAGGCTGCCGGACAGGCCCCGCCCCGTGTCGATCGCCCGCTGCACCGCCACGCCCACGGCCTGCCAGGCGGGCCGGACATCCGCCACCAACGTCCGGCCGACCGGGGTGAGTTCGACGCGGCGGCTGGTGCGGTGGAACAGCGGCGCGCCCACCTGCCGCTCCAGTTTGCGGATGGTCTGGCTGACGCGGGCGGTGGTGATGTGCAGACGTTCGGCGGTACGCCCGAAGTGCAACTCCTCCGCGAGCGTCAGCAACGCCTCGACCTCGTGCCGCTCGATCACCGTACCCCCTCCATCGTTAAGCCTGATTTTACGATCATTGCGTGGGTGGTCGTTGTTCGCCGTCGATCACAGCAGCACAGTGGGCGTTGGACACACCGCCTTGCCAAGCACCGGAGGACAGCATGGACACCACCGCCCACCACGCCCTGAGCGCGCGACCTGGCGACACCGCCGCGATCGTCGCCGAACTGCGTGATCGTGCCGAGATCACCGACGCCCTGTACCGGTTCGCCCTCGGCCAGGACCTGAAGGACCGTGAGTTGTTCGCCTCGGCCTTCGCGGTCGACGCCGAGCTGGACTTCCGTCCGGCCGCCGCGCGTTGGGGCGGCGAGCCGCCGCTGATGACCGGCCGGGACACCATCGTCACCACCATCCTGGCCATGTTCACCGGTCGGGTGGACACCACCCACCAGATCACCAACCCACGGATCACGGTCCACGGGGACACCGCTCACCTGACTGCCCTGGTGGAGGCGCAACACCTGCTCACCGCCGACCCGAGCACGCACGCCCTGCTGAAGAACCCCTACACCGTCGAGCTGGTGCGCGACGGCAGTCGCTGGCTCATCCGGCGGATGCGCATCGACAACACCTGGCTCACCGGCAACCCCACGGCCATCTTCGGCGCCTGACCACGGGCACCTGAGCACAGGCGCCTGACCACACCAGCGAGGAGAACTGCCGTGGCCGGCCAGGTAGCGCAGGACCCCCCGCCCCGCTCAGGGGCGCTCGCGGGGAGTCAGCACAGGAGGCGTTCTTCCTTCGCGATGGCGACGGCTGCGGCGCGGGTGTCGACGCCGAGTTTGGCGTAGATGCGACCGAGGTGGGTTTTGACGGTCGCCTGGCTGATGAAGAGCTGCTGGGCGATCTCGCGGTTGCCCAGGCCCTGGGCGAGTCGGCCCAGGATGTCCAGCTCGCGGGGGGTGAGGGTGGGCGGCGGGGTACGCATACGGGCCATGACGCGGCTGGCGATCGGCGGGGACATGGTGGCGCGTCCCTGGGCCGCCGCGGTGATGGCGGTGAAGAGCTCGTCGGGCCGTTCGGCCTTCAGCAGGTAACCGGTGGCGCCCGCGTCGATGGCCCGGCTGATGTCGGCGTCGGTGTCGTACGTGGTGAGCACGAGCACGCGCGAAGCCCCCGGTGCCGCGGTCAGTCGGCGGGTCGTCTCCACTCCGTCGATGCCGGGGCCGAGTTGGAGGTCCATCAGGACCACGTCGGGCTGATGGTGTGCGGCGGCGGCCAGTGCCTCCTCGCCGGAGGCGGCCTCGGCGACGATCTCGATGTCCGGGGCGCTGCCGAGCAGGGCGGTCAGGCCGGCACGGACCACGGCGTGGTCGTCGCAGAGCAGGACGCGGATCACGCGACCGCCTCCCCGGGCTGGGCCGGATCGGGATTCAGCGGCACCACCGCAGTGACGGTGGTGCCCGCACCGGGCGCGGACTCGATGCTGAGTCGGCCGCCGAGCTGGCGCAGCCGGGCGTGCATGGCCGGCAGGCCGTGGCCGCCGTGCGTACCGGGGGAGGGGAGCACGGCGGGGTCGAAGCCGTCGCCGTCGTCCCAGGCGTCGAGGATGACCTGGTCGTCCAGATAGCTCAGGGTGAGAGTGGCCGTGCGTGCGCGTGCGTGCCGGCGGGTGTTCGCCAGGGCGCCCTGGGCGACACGCAGGAGCGCACCCTGGAGACGCTGCGGGAGATCGACGGGCGTGCCGTCGATGTGGAGGCGGGCGCCCTCGCGGGCGGCGACGGCGTGCAGCGCGCCTTGGAGGCTGCCGGTCTCGGCCAGGTCGGCAGGAGCGAGGTCGTGGACGAAGCGGCGGGCTTCCGCCAGGGAGCGGGCGGTGGACTCGGAAGCGGCAGCCAGGTGGGCGCGGGCGGCGGCCGGATCGTGCTCCCAACTGCGGTCGGCGGCCTGGAGGAGGAGCTGCTGGCTGGTCAGGCCCTGGGCCAGGGTGTCGTGGATCTCGGCGGCCAGTCGCTGGCGTTCGGTCAGGATGCCGGCGCGGCGCTCGGTGGCGGCCAGCTCATCTCGGGCCTGGACCAGCTCGGTCATGCTGGTGCGCAGCCGTTGCGTCTGCCGCATCGAGTGGAGCAGGACTGTGACGGTGAGCGCGGCGATCGCGGGCGGGGCCAGCAGGACGTTGGGGTCCCAGCCCGACAGCCGGACCTCGGAGCCGACGATGCAGCCGGTGAGCAGCCCGATCAGCACGATCGCGGGACGCGTGGGCAGGATCCGCAGCGCGGAGTACAGCAGCGGCACCGCGCACCACGAGCAGCTCGGCGCGAGCAGTGCCAGCGCCAGCCAGGTCACCCGAACCTGAAGGACATCCCCGGCACCCTCTTCCTGGCCGGCGGCGTCCCGGTCGACGCCAAGAACACCCCCATCGCCGGCATCGGCGTCGCCGGGGCGCCCAGCGGCGACCTCGACGAGTCCTTCGCCGCGGCCGGGGCCGCCGCCCTGACCCGCTGACCCGCCCGACGTTGCGTCACCGTCACCGTAACCGGATCAGTGCCGCCCCGAGGCGTTGTGGGCCCGCTGCTCGGCGGTGGTCTTCAGGGCGCCGAGCCAGGCGTCCAGACCCTGCCGGAGGATCCCGGTCGCGGTGGGGACGTCGGCGTCGACCTGGGGGCCGGTGTGGGTCTCCTCGGTGCTCACCAGGACGCCTCCGGGGACCTTGGCGAAGTTCCAGACGTGCACGCCGTCGATGTGCAGTCCGGTGCCGTCCGCGGGGCCGGTCCAGCGGATGCAGGAGCCGTGCGCGATCTGCCGGACGGTCGAGGTGATCACCAGCGTGGTGGCGGGCAGGCCGGCCGTGGGCGGGACCGGGGTGGTCCAGCGGAACGCCGAACCCGCGCGCAGCGGGCCGTGGTCCAGGCGCACCGCGCTGGTGACCGGTTGCTGCCAGGACGGCCAGCCCGCCACGTCGGTCTGCAGGTCCCAGACGGTGCGCAGCGGCGCGTGGATCACGGTCGAGGCGCGGTAGCGGACCTTGGCGTCCGGGTCCACACCCCGGCCCCGGCAAGTGAGGGAGGTGCCGGGGTGGGCGGTGGTGGCGGCGTCGGACGGCGCGGCGGCGGCACCGAGTAGGCCGACGGCGAGCGGGAGGACGGCGAGCGGGAGGACGAGCAGGGCGGTGCGGAGTCCGGACATGGTGGTCTCCCAGGGGCACTGAAACGTGAACATGTAGCGACGCGGCCGGGGGTGGCGGGCCACGGCTCCGCCGGCG is a window of Kitasatospora kifunensis DNA encoding:
- a CDS encoding LysR family transcriptional regulator; translated protein: MIERHEVEALLTLAEELHFGRTAERLHITTARVSQTIRKLERQVGAPLFHRTSRRVELTPVGRTLVADVRPAWQAVGVAVQRAIDTGRGLSGSLSVAFVGAAAGQLLVGAAQVFRDRAPGCEVRIREAQASELVPWLRDGEVDLGLNTFPVHEPDIVCGPVLVREARMLAVPVGHPLARRGAVSVEDLARVPVLRLSDHAAMPSRQAERTPLGGPPVPPGPVAATFQEALTLVGAGQGVLPVGAHARRYHARPDVVYLPFSDAPPLEWGLMWPADRATARVRAFAEASSDLVRDHA
- a CDS encoding nuclear transport factor 2 family protein, with product MDTTAHHALSARPGDTAAIVAELRDRAEITDALYRFALGQDLKDRELFASAFAVDAELDFRPAAARWGGEPPLMTGRDTIVTTILAMFTGRVDTTHQITNPRITVHGDTAHLTALVEAQHLLTADPSTHALLKNPYTVELVRDGSRWLIRRMRIDNTWLTGNPTAIFGA
- a CDS encoding response regulator; translation: MIRVLLCDDHAVVRAGLTALLGSAPDIEIVAEAASGEEALAAAAHHQPDVVLMDLQLGPGIDGVETTRRLTAAPGASRVLVLTTYDTDADISRAIDAGATGYLLKAERPDELFTAITAAAQGRATMSPPIASRVMARMRTPPPTLTPRELDILGRLAQGLGNREIAQQLFISQATVKTHLGRIYAKLGVDTRAAAVAIAKEERLLC
- a CDS encoding sensor histidine kinase, whose protein sequence is MTWLALALLAPSCSWCAVPLLYSALRILPTRPAIVLIGLLTGCIVGSEVRLSGWDPNVLLAPPAIAALTVTVLLHSMRQTQRLRTSMTELVQARDELAATERRAGILTERQRLAAEIHDTLAQGLTSQQLLLQAADRSWEHDPAAARAHLAAASESTARSLAEARRFVHDLAPADLAETGSLQGALHAVAAREGARLHIDGTPVDLPQRLQGALLRVAQGALANTRRHARARTATLTLSYLDDQVILDAWDDGDGFDPAVLPSPGTHGGHGLPAMHARLRQLGGRLSIESAPGAGTTVTAVVPLNPDPAQPGEAVA
- a CDS encoding SRPBCC family protein — translated: MSGLRTALLVLPLAVLPLAVGLLGAAAAPSDAATTAHPGTSLTCRGRGVDPDAKVRYRASTVIHAPLRTVWDLQTDVAGWPSWQQPVTSAVRLDHGPLRAGSAFRWTTPVPPTAGLPATTLVITSTVRQIAHGSCIRWTGPADGTGLHIDGVHVWNFAKVPGGVLVSTEETHTGPQVDADVPTATGILRQGLDAWLGALKTTAEQRAHNASGRH